The following is a genomic window from Candidatus Obscuribacter sp..
ATTGGGGCATGTCGTGCAATATTGGCCACAAAAACTCATTGCAATATCGGTAGTGTCCATCCACAATTGTCTGCGGCACGTGGCATCTTGCGCTAGGTCCACGTCTATGAGTTTCAATCCGGTGCCAGGAATTGCCGCTGACATAGCACCATTGCGCGTGGGACACTCCAGTATTCTTAAATAACCTGGATAAAGTGGCTGAGACGCCGCCAGGGCTGCCGGGTCCCCTGTACGATAAGATATTCATATCTATTGCCCTTCTCTTGGCACAACGTTTTGCGAGGTTTTGTCGCTCTACAATTAGTGTATTTGATGAATATTTCGCCAAGATTTCACCGCCGTCACACCTATTAAAATGGGTTAGAATGAGACTTTGGGCTTGTGTGTAAATCATGAAGATATTAATTGCCGAAGATGATTTACTCCTTGCCGATGGGCTCTCCATAGTTTTGCGAGACAATGGATATGTCGTTGACGTCATTAGTAATGGTGTTGATGCCGATGCCGCTCTGCTAGGCACAGCCTATGAGTTGCTCATCCTCGATCTTGGACTGCCTCGTATGGATGGATTGGAAGTATTGAAGCGCTTGCGCGCCAGAGGACAAGCACTGCCGGTGCTGATTTTGACAGCGCGCGATCAGCTCGTTGATAGAGTTGCTGGTCTGGATTGTGGTGCTAACGATTACATCACCAAGCCATTTGAAGTACCAGAGCTAGAAGCCAGGGTGCGCGCCTTTCTCAGACGGGATCTCTGGTCCAATCGTAGTGAGATCAAATTTGGAGCATTATGCTTTAACACTGGCGCACGCACTGCCACTGTGGATAAACAGCCACTGGAGTTGTCTGCCAGAGAAACAGCTGTGCTTGAGATATTGTTGCAGCGGCTTGGTCGGATGGTAAGCAAAGAGCAACTGACTGATTTACTATCAGATTGGGACAGTGACGTCACTGGCAATGCAGTTGCTATTGCTGTACATCGCCTACGTAAAAAACTCGAAGATTTTGGGATCACGGTACGAGCCTCGCGTGGTCTGGGATATAGACTTGAAAAAGCCAACTAAAAACGCGACATACTCTATCCGGCTCAGGCTTTTGTCTTCGCTTTGCTGCCGCTTATTTTGCTATGCATAACAAGCGCTACTATTGCTTATTCCATGGCTGCTGGCTTTGCTAATGATGCTTATGACCATGAACTCATTAATTCGGCGGATTCAGTCGTGGCTCGCCTCAAGCTACAGGGCAACCGGGTTGTGGTGGATTTGCCACCGGCTGCTCAGGCGATTTTGCGGCACAATGACCTGGATAAGTTTTACTATCAAGTGCTGCGGGCGAATGGTGAGCGGATCTCGGGCGATGCGCTGTTGCCTGCGCCGAGGCACAATTTAGACGCTGATGCGCCGGTCTTTCGTTATGCGCAGCTAAATGGTCATGATATCCGCATGGCAAGAGTGCGCGCGGAGATACCAGGGGTACAGCCAGAGCTGTTAAATGTGCCAAAAGTACTCGCCAATGACAGTCCTGGAGGTGTTAGCGCACCTGTGACAGTCAGTGAACGAGCCGTTATTGACGGTAGTTTTATCGGTCCAGTCGCTTTTGCACCGCCGTCGCCACCTCCGGTCCCTAATCAAGTTGTACTGGTACAAGTGGCTGAGACTCTCAATAGCCGTCATCACTTAGCTCAGCAGATTTTGCTCAGTATCATAGTGCCCCAGCTTGTTTTGATTTTGCTCGGTGCTCTGGCTGTATCTAGAGCTGTCTCTGATGCTCTGCATCCATTGCATAAGTTGGCTAAATCTATTGCCGAGCGTTCTCAGTATGATCTGTCACCGGTGTCAGAGGAGACAGCACCCATTGAGGTCAAGCCTCTTCTGGTGGCGATCAATGATCTGCTGGCGCGTCTGAGAGTGGATTTGGATTCGCAGAGGCGTTTTGTTGCCAATGCCGCCCATCAGTTTCGCACGCCGTTAGCTGCGCTCAAGACCTACTTGTACTGTGCCAAGCGATTGCCGGCAGACAAACAAATGAATGAGATGCTTGATAAGGTTGATGCTAGCACTGAGCGCATGTCTCATTTGTCCAGCAAGTTGCTGGCTCTATCAAAAGCCGAACCTGCTAATGCGCAAGAAGAGTATGGATCTGTCAACTTAACTGATGTGGTCTCCGCTGCCATTGCTGGATTGGCTACTGAAGCTGCCAAACGCGAGACTGAGTTGAGTTTTGTGCCACCGGCTGAGCCTGTTTATGTGCGCGGTGATGCTCACAACCTGGAGGAGCTGGCTGCCAATTTGATAGAAAATGCCGTGTTTTATACTCCCGCTGGAGGCTCTGTGAGAGTCTCTCTGAGCGCCTCTCCGCGGTGCATTCTCACTGTCGAGGACAATGGTCCTGGCATCCCTGAAGCCGAGAAGGAACGCATTTTTGAGCGCTTTTATAGGGTGCTTGGCAGTGAGATTGCTGGTAGTGGCTTGGGTCTTGCTATCGTAAAAGAAATTGCGGCAGCTCATGAAGCCAGAGTATCAGTCTGCGATCCGCCGATTGGAAGCGGCACAATTGTTATTGTGCAATTTTAGTGCGCAACTCCACCAGGGTGTCGTGGTCTTAATACTGCCTTACTGCGCCACCATCTATGGTGAGTGTGGTGCCGGTGATAAATTCGCCTCGAGGTGATGCCAAAAATGCTACAAGGGCACCAAGATCCTCTGGCTTGCCAAAGCGTTTGACTGGCGAATAATTGGCCCAGACACTAAGGACGTCGTCAACAGAGACATGCTCGGCGGTGGCGTATTGTTGAGCTAGCTCTCTGACCAGTGGTGTATCAAAATATCCCGGACAGATGACATTGGCTGTTACGCCGTCTCCAGCGACCTCAGAGGCGATGCATTTGGAGAGAGCGTTGAGACCTGTGCGCAGCGTGCTTTGCACTACTGAGGTTTTTTCGGCTTCCAATCCAAATATGGAGCCTATGTAGATAATGCGGCCGTACTTTTGTGCCTGCATACCAGGTAGGACCAGTCTGGACAATACAATAGGTGGCAGCAAGACCATATCATTGCCCACTTGCCAGTGCTCATCGGTGGCTTGAGTAAACGGCAATGTGGGCGGATGTCCGGTGCTTACCACGAGGATGTCGATATGTCCGAGGAAGGACTGTGCCTCGGATACTAAATTGTGTAAGTCATCTTTACTGGTCAGGTCGGCCTTTACACCTAGCACTTTGGCTTTGGTGCTAGCTTTGATGGAGTCGGCGGCAGCTGTGATTTTTTGCTTGTCGCGGGAGCAGATGACGACGTCAACGCCCTCCTGTGCCAGAGCTTGGGCACAGGCAAAGCCCAGACCATAGCTGGCTCCGGTTACGACAGCTGTTTTACCCTTCAAATCCAGGTCCATCGGCTCCCCTCAATCGCTCACATCTCGCTCAATGATAGCTCACTGGTGAAGTGCAAATCGGCAATCTTTGACCGTTCATTACCGCCGCTTGGCAAGATCCTGGCGCAGCTGCGATAGCAAAGAGGTGCCCCTAGTGGTGATAATGAACTATCAATAAGCTTGGGCGTTAGCTCTGTTAGCGTTTGCTGGCGCGAGCGGAGTGAAATGGAAATGATTGTCATTTCTGTTTACTGCTTTGTTTTTCGCTTACCGTGGGTGCCCCAAAAAACCGTTAAAAAGTGGGATTTCTCTGGCAAGGTTAACAGTTTGAGCTGTAGCGACTGGTATTGGATTGCCTGGGTCTAGGCGGTAGGTTTAGGGCACTACTTGTTTCAGTTTCTTTCTTCGGTACCAATTCTCTCTAGATCCCAATCCAATCTCCCCTCACAGATGTTTCCTCTGGCTGCTAGCAGTCCTGGTCGGAGACTAATTCTGCTTGCAAAGGGATTTGCCTTCTGGTGCGGGTTTCACTTTTAGCTTCAACCAACGACAGGGCTGTTTGCTGTTGACATGTCAACACAACACAGCCTTGTCTTAACGCAAGGGTCATCCCATGGAAAATCTTCTCTACGCAGTTGTATGCGCTTTGCTGGTGAGTGCTGTCTCACTTGTCGGTATCGCTACCTTTTCTTTCTCAGGGCTTCGTCTCAAAAAGTTGATCAATCTGCTCTTGAGTCTCGCTGCCGGAGCAATGCTCGGCAATGCGCTTTTGCATATGCTGCCACATGCTCTGGAGCATGCCTCTCATAAAGAGCCTGTCGCGGTTGTGAGTCCGGTTTTGTCTGCAAGTGATGCCAAGCCTGGTCCTGGCGTCGCCCTTTCGTCTGAGCCCACTCCTTCGGTGCATGAGCATGAAGATGGCGAGCACGAAAAAGACCACGACCATGATCATCATGCAGACGAGCACAAGCATCAGGACCATCCTGTAGCTTCTGCGCCGCACGATCATGACCATGATGCTGTGGCTTCAACCGGAGCGCATGACGGACATGAGGAGCACGAGCATGCTGGACTCTGGGTCATCTCTGTGCTGCTTGCTGGTTTTCTGGCGCTCTTTGGTCTCGATTTGATCCTTCTTTCGCGCATGCGCGATGACAGTGCCGGTGTCAAGCCTCTTGGTTATCTTGTGTTGCTCAGTGATGGTCTGGAAAACTTCATGGACGGCCTTGTTATTGGCGCGGCATTTTTGATCAATGTGCCCGCTGGCATCGCCACAACTATCGCCATTTTCCTGCATGAGCTGCCCATGGAGCTTGGCGACTTTGCTGTGCTCACTCATGCTGGATTTTCTCGCAAGAAGGCGCTGTTGCTCAATCTGGCATCGGCTCTTGTGAACGTCATTGGCGTTGTGTTGGCCTTTGTGCTTGGCACCACACTCAGTGGCTTCACATCATTTGCTACGCCATTTGCTGCTGGTGCCATCCTCTATCTCGCGGCTGCTGGTCTTTTGCCGCAGATTCGGATGCAGGGCAACGGCTGGCAAAAGCTCACTTACTTTACCATGACGCTCGTTGGTGTGGCACTCATGGCGCTCATCCTCTTACTGGAGTAAAACATATGCAAACTTCCCCTCGTATCCCTGTCACCATCGTCACTGGTTTTCTTGGCTCGGGCAAGACTACTCTGCTCAATCGAGTCCTCAGCGAAGCCCATGGCAAGCGCATCGCCATCATCGAGAATGAGTTTGGCGAAGTCAGCATCGACGATGCTCTGCTGGTCGATGCCAATCAAACTGTCTTTAAGATGAGCAATGGTTGTCTTTGCTGCACTGTCAATGGCGATCTTGTCGCTACCCTCCTGGAGTTGAGTAAGCGTAGCGATGAGTTTGACTATGTGATCATCGAGACTACTGGGGTTGCTAATCCCGCTCCTGTTGTCCAGACCTTTATGCTCAACGAGGACATCGCCGATGCCTTTGTGCTGGATGCGGTTGTAGCCACCGTGGATGCTAAGCATGTGCTGCTGCATCTGGCTAGCAAGGAGTGCAAGGAGCAGATTGCACTGGCAGACATCATCTTGCTTAACAAGCTTGATCTGGTGGATGCCAGTGAGGTCGAGTTGGTGGAGCAAAAACTGCGCGCACTCAATACCCTGGCGGTGTTGCATAAGACTGAGCGCAGTAACGTCGCCTTTGCTCAGATCCTTGATCAGGGCTTGTTTGCCGGGGCTATGCCCACAAAGGGAGAATCTGACAAGGCTCATGCTCACGATCATGATGACCATGAGCACTGTGAGCATGATCACGGCGACTGCGACCATGACCATGACGCTCACGACCACGGTGGCGAGGCTTGTGACCATGACCATCATGACGGTGGTCATTTGCACGCTCATCATCACGATGAA
Proteins encoded in this region:
- a CDS encoding SDR family oxidoreductase, which produces MDLDLKGKTAVVTGASYGLGFACAQALAQEGVDVVICSRDKQKITAAADSIKASTKAKVLGVKADLTSKDDLHNLVSEAQSFLGHIDILVVSTGHPPTLPFTQATDEHWQVGNDMVLLPPIVLSRLVLPGMQAQKYGRIIYIGSIFGLEAEKTSVVQSTLRTGLNALSKCIASEVAGDGVTANVICPGYFDTPLVRELAQQYATAEHVSVDDVLSVWANYSPVKRFGKPEDLGALVAFLASPRGEFITGTTLTIDGGAVRQY
- a CDS encoding response regulator transcription factor; translation: MKILIAEDDLLLADGLSIVLRDNGYVVDVISNGVDADAALLGTAYELLILDLGLPRMDGLEVLKRLRARGQALPVLILTARDQLVDRVAGLDCGANDYITKPFEVPELEARVRAFLRRDLWSNRSEIKFGALCFNTGARTATVDKQPLELSARETAVLEILLQRLGRMVSKEQLTDLLSDWDSDVTGNAVAIAVHRLRKKLEDFGITVRASRGLGYRLEKAN
- a CDS encoding ZIP family metal transporter, translating into MENLLYAVVCALLVSAVSLVGIATFSFSGLRLKKLINLLLSLAAGAMLGNALLHMLPHALEHASHKEPVAVVSPVLSASDAKPGPGVALSSEPTPSVHEHEDGEHEKDHDHDHHADEHKHQDHPVASAPHDHDHDAVASTGAHDGHEEHEHAGLWVISVLLAGFLALFGLDLILLSRMRDDSAGVKPLGYLVLLSDGLENFMDGLVIGAAFLINVPAGIATTIAIFLHELPMELGDFAVLTHAGFSRKKALLLNLASALVNVIGVVLAFVLGTTLSGFTSFATPFAAGAILYLAAAGLLPQIRMQGNGWQKLTYFTMTLVGVALMALILLLE
- a CDS encoding sensor histidine kinase N-terminal domain-containing protein, yielding MLCITSATIAYSMAAGFANDAYDHELINSADSVVARLKLQGNRVVVDLPPAAQAILRHNDLDKFYYQVLRANGERISGDALLPAPRHNLDADAPVFRYAQLNGHDIRMARVRAEIPGVQPELLNVPKVLANDSPGGVSAPVTVSERAVIDGSFIGPVAFAPPSPPPVPNQVVLVQVAETLNSRHHLAQQILLSIIVPQLVLILLGALAVSRAVSDALHPLHKLAKSIAERSQYDLSPVSEETAPIEVKPLLVAINDLLARLRVDLDSQRRFVANAAHQFRTPLAALKTYLYCAKRLPADKQMNEMLDKVDASTERMSHLSSKLLALSKAEPANAQEEYGSVNLTDVVSAAIAGLATEAAKRETELSFVPPAEPVYVRGDAHNLEELAANLIENAVFYTPAGGSVRVSLSASPRCILTVEDNGPGIPEAEKERIFERFYRVLGSEIAGSGLGLAIVKEIAAAHEARVSVCDPPIGSGTIVIVQF
- a CDS encoding GTP-binding protein, with the protein product MQTSPRIPVTIVTGFLGSGKTTLLNRVLSEAHGKRIAIIENEFGEVSIDDALLVDANQTVFKMSNGCLCCTVNGDLVATLLELSKRSDEFDYVIIETTGVANPAPVVQTFMLNEDIADAFVLDAVVATVDAKHVLLHLASKECKEQIALADIILLNKLDLVDASEVELVEQKLRALNTLAVLHKTERSNVAFAQILDQGLFAGAMPTKGESDKAHAHDHDDHEHCEHDHGDCDHDHDAHDHGGEACDHDHHDGGHLHAHHHDEDVVSVGCELPGELSRERFNAWFGPLIRTQGDRIYRCKGVLSVANDSKKVVLQAVHSVVEVTSGGDWAQEKRLSRIVFIGKDLNADEIVAGFKSCLVV